The following coding sequences are from one Lolium rigidum isolate FL_2022 chromosome 6, APGP_CSIRO_Lrig_0.1, whole genome shotgun sequence window:
- the LOC124664308 gene encoding F-box protein At5g03970: MSSPRRRHHHHVRSPATGPLDDDDLLREILVRLPPQPSSLPRASAVCKRWRSLISDPGFFRRFRLRHRRNPPLLGFFDRYAGLSFLPTLEAPNRVPPGRFSSEHGDDFERSMSLGCRHGLFLIFLSKPRKVLAWDPITGDKHNIAIPAAFDTKKTMGLVNGAVLRPAGEGQHFQVALAEADEKQQALTCVYSSKTGLWGNLNSTPLPYEANGSRMPTMVHTEDVVLAGDSLYWMLTGNLVGILEFDLVKQSLAVVPLPVDICRRGSCFRMMRAEGGGLGFLFVQAADHTAQLWQRKTDCDGVSSWKLGRTIELDKVLSLKPEEKGPLSILGFAEENNVVFLWTRIGVFMINLETLEFKNLYKTMVFSHYHPFESVYTTGNNMPYIADTG; this comes from the coding sequence ATGAgcagcccccgccgccgccaccaccaccacgtacgctcgccggcgaccggGCCACTGgacgacgacgacctcctccGCGAGATCCTCGTCCGTCTCCCACCGCAGCCCTCCTCCCTCCCCCGCGCATCAGCCGTCTGCAAGCGCTGGCGCAGCCTCATCTCCGACCCCGGCTTCTTCCGCCGCTTCCGCCTCCGCCACCGGCGCAACCCGCCCCTCCTCGGTTTCTTCGACAGGTATGCCGGTCTGTCCTTCCTACCTACTCTGGAGGCCCCCAACCGTGTCCCTCCCGGGCGCTTCTCTTCGGAGCACGGCGACGACTTCGAGCGCTCCATGTCTCTTGGATGTCGCCATGGTCTCTTCCTCATCTTCCTTTCGAAGCCACGCAAGGTCCTGGCGTGGGACCCCATCACCGGTGACAAGCACAACATTGCCATTCCCGCGGCGTTCGATACAAAGAAAACCATGGGCCTGGTCAATGGGGCGGTGCTTCGCCCTGCTGGAGAGGGCCAACACTTCCAGGTTGCCTTGGCTGAGGCGGACGAAAAACAACAAGCGCTCACCTGCGTTTACTCGTCAAAGACAGGCCTATGGGGAAATCTCAACTCAACGCCGCTTCCATACGAAGCTAATGGGAGCCGTATGCCCACCATGGTTCACACGGAAGACGTTGTTCTGGCTGGAGATTCCCTTTACTGGATGTTGACTGGAAATTTAGTTGGAATTcttgaatttgacttggtgaagCAGAGCCTAGCTGTGGTACCTCTGCCAGTGGATATTTGTCGCCGGGGCAGCTGCTTCAGGATGATGCGGGCTGAGGGTGGTGGGTTGGGTTTCCTCTTCGTGCAAGCGGCAGATCACACGGCTCAGTTATGGCAGAGGAAGACCGATTGTGATGGTGTTTCTTCATGGAAGCTTGGAAGAACTATTGAACTGGACAAGGTGCTTTCCCTGAAACCAGAGGAGAAAGGGCCGCTATCCATACTAGGGTTTGCTGAGGAGAATAATGTGGTGTTTCTGTGGACAAGAATCGGCGTCTTCATGATCAATCTTGAGACTTTGGAGTTCAAGAACCTTTACAAAACCATGGTCTTTTCTCACTATCATCCATTCGAAAGTGTCTACACTACAGGTAATAACATGCCTTATATTGCTGATACAGGATAA